The following are encoded in a window of Clarias gariepinus isolate MV-2021 ecotype Netherlands chromosome 8, CGAR_prim_01v2, whole genome shotgun sequence genomic DNA:
- the adra2c gene encoding alpha-2C adrenergic receptor: protein MDNLSFFSGIDSSNFTGNFTSRYTLATVVGLAGLVSFIILFIIVGNVLVVIAVLTSRALKPPQNLFLVSLATADILVATLIMPFSLANELMGYWFFGQVWCDIYLALDVLFCTSSIVHLCAISLDRYWSVTQAVEYNLKRTPRRVKAMIVVVWLISAVISFPPLISMDRSSEGGEREPQCQLNDHTWYILYSSIGSFFAPCLIMILVYVRIYQVAKTRTRSMSEKRHETEEAPRLENSLSRDDSGRQNGHCATPPQPVNKKTPEDEPDAELDDSSSSDEKAKRPRRESAAGRRERRTSRKNSSSSKHSSRKSRASSKSLELFSSRRKRRSTISRKKISQAREKRFTFVLAVVMGVFVVCWFPFFFSYSLYGICRKPCEIPDPLFKFFFWIGYCNSSLNPVIYTIFNQDFRRAFQKILCKSFKRSF, encoded by the coding sequence ATGGATAACTTGAGTTTTTTCAGCGGAATTGACTCCTCCAATTTCACTGGGAATTTTACCAGCCGATACACTCTGGCCACTGTCGTAGGACTCGCCGGTTTGGTAAGCTtcatcattttgtttattatagttGGAAATGTACTGGTGGTGATCGCGGTTCTGACGAGCAGAGCGCTCAAGCCACCTCAGAATCTTTTCCTGGTGTCTTTGGCTACTGCAGACATCCTGGTGGCCACCCTCATTATGCCTTTCTCTTTGGCGAATGAACTAATGGGTTATTGGTTCTTTGGTCAAGTTTGGTGTGACATCTATCTTGCACTGGATGTCCTCTTCTGCACATCCTCCATTGTTCATCTGTGTGCCATCAGCCTAGACAGGTACTGGTCAGTAACACAGGCAGTGGAATACAACCTGAAACGCACGCCACGCCGAGTGAAGGCAATGATTGTTGTGGTGTGGCTGATCTCGGCTGTGATCTCTTTCCCTCCACTCATCTCCATGGACAGGAGCAGTGAAGGTGGTGAGCGTGAGCCACAGTGTCAGTTGAATGACCACACATGGTACATCCTGTACTCCAGTATTGGCTCCTTCTTTGCACCATGTCTCATCATGATCCTTGTCTATGTGCGCATCTACCAGGTGGCCAAAACACGCACCCGGAGCATGTCAGAGAAGCGGCATGAGACCGAGGAGGCACCACGCCTTGAAAACAGCCTTAGCCGAGACGACTCAGGCCGGCAAAATGGTCACTGTGCAACTCCACCTCAGCCTGTTAATAAAAAAACGCCAGAGGATGAACCTGATGCGGAACTGGACGACAGTAGCTCCTCAGATGAAAAGGCCAAGCGGCCACGCCGTGAGTCAGCAGCAGGCCGGAGAGAACGCCGGACCAGCCGCAAGAACAGCTCCAGCTCCAAGCACTCAAGCCGCAAGTCCCGTGCAAGCAGCAAGTCGCTAGAACTGTTTTCTTCCCGCAGGAAAAGAAGGAGCACAATTTCCAGAAAGAAGATCTCACAAGCCCGTGAGAAGCGCTTTACATTTGTCCTGGCGGTGGTCATGGGCGTATTTGTGGTCTGCTGGTTTCCATTTTTCTTCAGCTACAGTCTGTATGGCATCTGCCGGAAGCCTTGTGAGATCCCTGACCCTCTCTTCAAGTTCTTCTTCTGGATCGGCTACTGCAACAGCTCCCTCAACCCTGTTATCTATACAATCTTTAACCAGGACTTCCGTAGAGCCTTTCAGAAAATCCTGTGCAAGTCCTTTAAGAGATCTTTTTAG